One Leptospira bourretii DNA segment encodes these proteins:
- a CDS encoding site-specific integrase, with translation MLNKDLKLPALLPQVLTVDVTTLDNRLIDQSEVRTLLLRLRYRNYHHYLIIKFLVCTGLSLPELIHLKISDFNAERTIFKLKNGGRLQRRKIFLEPNLALELYRYSSEFSPTDYLFPGRYGKLRTRTVQKILKNASNLISREIHIPFLRDVIALDLFKKGFPVWEIQEFLGHRTTRSTKQRILLHIPVEERTDPRLFNRNKNQAA, from the coding sequence ATGCTAAATAAAGATTTGAAATTACCTGCCCTCCTCCCACAAGTTCTGACTGTTGATGTGACAACACTTGACAACCGTTTGATTGACCAATCCGAAGTACGAACATTATTGTTGCGACTCCGTTATCGAAATTACCATCATTACTTAATCATTAAGTTTTTGGTATGTACTGGCCTTTCACTCCCCGAGCTCATCCATCTTAAAATATCTGACTTCAATGCCGAACGCACCATCTTTAAATTAAAGAACGGTGGTCGTTTGCAAAGAAGAAAGATCTTCCTTGAACCTAATTTGGCTTTGGAACTTTATCGTTACTCGTCTGAATTTTCTCCTACAGATTATCTATTCCCTGGCCGTTATGGAAAGTTACGCACGAGAACAGTTCAGAAAATTCTTAAGAATGCAAGTAACCTCATTTCACGAGAAATCCACATACCCTTCCTTCGTGATGTGATCGCATTAGATCTTTTCAAAAAAGGTTTTCCTGTTTGGGAAATCCAAGAGTTTTTGGGACATAGAACCACTCGATCCACCAAGCAAAGAATATTATTGCACATTCCGGTCGAAGAACGAACAGATCCGCGACTTTTTAACCGAAACAAAAACCAAGCAGCGTAA
- a CDS encoding toxic anion resistance protein has product MDSLELKTNDPELQLTKEDLQKVEELTGQIKLNSPNDVVSYGAPAQAKVSEFADKVLSEIKTKDSGYAGELLNNLLFKIKDLNLDSFAGQGGTLSKIPLIGGLFDASRKFLAKFEDLQSQIEKIVDELHTARTNLTKDITLLQALYEKNLEYFKEIQVYIAAGDQKVKELRDKILPEMLEKAKAQGDTLASQQYQDMVQMVDRFEKKIHDLKLTRILSLQTGPQIRLIQNGNQVLVEKIQSSILNTIPLWKNQIVIALGLLRQRKALEAQKEVSKTTNDLIQKNAEMLKSGTVEIARESEKGIIEIDTLKSVNQKLIETITETLKIQEDGRQKRKSAEQEMIKIESEIKQKLLESK; this is encoded by the coding sequence ATGGACTCTTTGGAACTGAAAACGAATGACCCGGAACTCCAACTGACAAAGGAAGATTTACAAAAGGTGGAGGAGCTGACTGGACAAATCAAACTCAATAGTCCAAACGATGTAGTTTCCTACGGAGCCCCGGCTCAGGCGAAGGTTTCTGAATTTGCGGATAAGGTTTTATCTGAAATTAAGACCAAAGATTCGGGTTATGCCGGCGAACTATTAAACAATTTATTATTCAAAATCAAAGATTTAAATTTGGATAGTTTTGCAGGTCAGGGTGGGACATTATCGAAGATTCCACTCATAGGTGGTCTTTTTGATGCTTCCAGAAAGTTTTTGGCAAAATTTGAAGATCTACAGTCCCAAATTGAAAAAATAGTGGATGAGTTACACACTGCACGCACGAACCTAACAAAGGACATAACATTATTGCAGGCGTTATATGAGAAAAATTTGGAATATTTTAAAGAAATCCAAGTGTACATTGCTGCTGGTGACCAAAAGGTAAAAGAACTACGAGACAAAATCCTTCCCGAAATGTTAGAAAAGGCAAAAGCCCAAGGAGACACTTTAGCTTCGCAGCAGTACCAAGATATGGTACAAATGGTGGACCGATTTGAGAAAAAAATCCATGATCTCAAACTCACTCGAATCCTTTCGTTACAAACAGGACCTCAGATTCGACTCATTCAGAATGGGAACCAAGTCCTTGTTGAAAAAATTCAAAGTTCAATTTTAAATACTATCCCTCTTTGGAAAAATCAAATCGTGATCGCATTGGGTTTGTTACGCCAAAGGAAAGCTTTGGAAGCACAAAAAGAAGTTTCCAAAACAACAAACGATTTAATCCAAAAAAATGCTGAAATGTTGAAGTCGGGAACGGTAGAAATTGCGAGAGAGTCGGAAAAAGGAATCATTGAAATTGATACATTAAAATCAGTGAATCAAAAGTTAATCGAAACCATTACAGAAACTTTAAAAATTCAAGAAGATGGACGCCAAAAACGAAAATCTGCAGAACAAGAAATGATCAAAATTGAGTCTGAAATCAAACAAAAACTGTTGGAATCAAAATAG
- a CDS encoding SGNH/GDSL hydrolase family protein — MEKRITIVGDSLGQWSDGFGLRTKLPQEFKITDISVAGYTTEDWLQNRNRMTEIPTDLWIIELGTNDAMVYGTSGFESRTLELISILQSSPITKILLTTIPLTNMTSIREIIRSNNQILRQLKVTKPNVDFVEIELLFESNSAEIPLYPISDPIHPNQLGYELMGEAYRKKILGI; from the coding sequence TTGGAGAAACGCATAACAATTGTTGGAGACTCTCTAGGGCAGTGGTCTGATGGTTTTGGATTAAGAACAAAACTACCGCAAGAGTTCAAAATCACCGATATTTCAGTTGCTGGTTACACAACAGAAGACTGGTTACAAAATCGAAACAGAATGACTGAAATTCCAACTGATCTTTGGATCATAGAATTGGGAACCAACGATGCAATGGTCTATGGAACTAGTGGTTTTGAATCGAGAACCTTAGAATTGATTTCTATTTTGCAATCCTCACCAATTACAAAGATCCTTTTGACAACCATTCCGTTAACCAATATGACTTCTATTCGGGAAATCATTCGTTCAAACAACCAAATCCTTCGACAACTGAAAGTTACAAAACCAAATGTCGATTTTGTAGAAATCGAATTGTTATTTGAATCGAATTCTGCAGAAATCCCATTGTATCCGATTTCTGATCCCATTCACCCCAATCAATTGGGGTATGAACTCATGGGAGAAGCATACCGCAAAAAAATATTAGGAATTTAA
- a CDS encoding SDR family NAD(P)-dependent oxidoreductase yields MKLSGNTVLVTGCGMGIGALTAERLAKEGNDIIGVDIKLPILKEIQTKVESLGRKFYGFACDLSKESEIESLIKQIQKKKLTFQILVNNAGIAPSGYYEGKDFSVWSKAIQINVAGPMKLVYLSLPILREQKEATIINLASIAGKFGTEGTVTYSATKHAMVGFSQALKMELYDTQIGVSWICPTMVNTRMIDGVKPSLFTPVIEPFQVADAIVKAIQKNPGEVLVPSYLRASIVILPALFPKFSLWLAVKTKASKGWLLANKGLEKNIPV; encoded by the coding sequence ATGAAACTATCTGGAAATACAGTACTTGTCACTGGTTGTGGTATGGGAATCGGAGCCTTAACAGCAGAACGATTGGCCAAAGAAGGAAATGATATTATAGGTGTAGATATCAAACTACCAATCCTAAAAGAAATCCAAACCAAAGTGGAATCACTTGGTAGAAAATTTTATGGCTTTGCTTGCGACCTTTCCAAAGAATCAGAGATAGAATCTCTAATCAAACAAATCCAAAAGAAAAAACTGACCTTCCAAATTTTAGTCAATAATGCCGGAATCGCTCCCAGCGGATATTACGAAGGAAAGGATTTTTCCGTTTGGAGTAAGGCAATTCAAATCAATGTGGCCGGACCCATGAAGTTGGTTTATCTTTCTCTTCCTATCCTGCGAGAACAAAAGGAAGCGACAATTATCAATTTGGCAAGTATAGCCGGAAAATTTGGTACGGAAGGAACTGTAACCTATTCAGCAACGAAACATGCAATGGTTGGTTTTTCCCAAGCTTTAAAAATGGAGCTTTATGATACCCAAATCGGTGTTAGCTGGATTTGTCCAACAATGGTCAATACCAGAATGATCGACGGAGTCAAACCTTCTCTTTTCACCCCAGTGATTGAACCTTTTCAGGTTGCAGATGCCATTGTCAAAGCGATCCAAAAAAATCCTGGTGAAGTTTTGGTTCCTTCTTATTTGCGGGCCTCCATTGTCATCCTACCCGCCTTATTTCCCAAATTTTCCCTCTGGTTGGCGGTCAAAACAAAAGCATCAAAAGGTTGGCTATTAGCAAACAAGGGACTTGAGAAAAATATTCCTGTTTAG
- a CDS encoding type III pantothenate kinase, translating to MSESPLLLVIDVGNTNTVFGVFREGEDTPDFHKRTVTRRDRTSDELGLFLKGFLTQENVKADRVKMAIYSSVVPSLNPIVERMLEDWFNVNPLRVHYQMKLNFGISYPRPFEIGADRLVNAAYCAKTYPGKKAILVDLGTATTFCVISEKPEYVGGVIAPGLKISMDALTRNTAQLPPIVFGSPKRVLGESTVESIQAGFFFGWIGLLKEIVRAIKEEHPGDYVVVGTGGLVTTIHASHNQVFDEIDPMMTLKGLKILADLNS from the coding sequence ATGTCAGAATCACCATTATTATTAGTAATCGATGTAGGAAATACAAACACTGTATTTGGAGTTTTTCGTGAAGGTGAGGACACTCCTGATTTTCATAAGAGAACGGTAACTCGAAGGGATCGAACTTCCGATGAACTTGGCCTTTTTTTGAAGGGATTTTTAACACAAGAGAATGTAAAAGCTGATCGAGTGAAAATGGCTATTTATTCTAGTGTAGTTCCTTCTTTGAATCCAATCGTAGAACGAATGTTAGAGGATTGGTTTAATGTAAATCCACTACGTGTTCATTACCAAATGAAACTTAACTTTGGCATTAGTTATCCGCGCCCCTTTGAAATTGGTGCTGACCGATTGGTAAACGCAGCATATTGTGCCAAAACCTATCCCGGAAAAAAAGCAATCCTCGTGGATTTGGGAACTGCTACTACCTTTTGTGTCATTAGCGAAAAACCAGAATATGTTGGTGGAGTTATTGCTCCCGGTTTAAAAATTTCTATGGACGCATTAACGCGTAACACGGCCCAACTTCCTCCTATCGTTTTTGGATCTCCCAAACGCGTATTAGGTGAATCTACCGTAGAATCTATTCAGGCTGGATTTTTCTTTGGTTGGATTGGACTATTGAAAGAAATTGTAAGAGCGATTAAAGAAGAACATCCTGGTGATTATGTGGTAGTTGGAACTGGTGGTCTTGTTACCACAATACATGCTTCGCATAACCAAGTGTTTGATGAAATTGATCCAATGATGACTCTAAAGGGTCTCAAAATCCTCGCAGATTTAAATTCCTAA
- a CDS encoding dolichyl-phosphate-mannose--protein mannosyltransferase: MAYASFFIISALFFFQVWINLDIFPVVWPDEVLFFSPSLSFATEGHLQTNVLNGLIPGMESKTLWMPPLYFLFSGLTLTVFPDSLTTVRIANAFIVYLTGLGFYILLRRQSVSEFASQIALASLLWEPLLFRFGTAARMEGLTAFFFILSLLFATNKRFTNLWSPLFAGIALSLSSLSHPIGASFGLVTLFLVWRNFGIRSFPWFILGGILPILCWLYYIHPNWDWFEIQFGAQLTRKRNLLQTFTLIDKLKVFSFGFGFSKVRLFVIAIQLTSLVFVAYRSLKEFKTLNQKWIVFWIWIFSVLLSLYTSSEGWYVFHILFPLAFGMALLCDTKGFYSKIAFFGIILSLSSLLYTNHIHWFRTESKQILESHFQHLEMSLKNSKFVYLQALPDPYFDLRKKRPDLNILEFIPGELDIPSEAYIKTIQSRDSFVFYDDQLINHVIKDILKKSAWNREEWEIPVPSNHWLHYKTIVYTKK; this comes from the coding sequence GTGGCTTACGCCTCGTTTTTCATTATCTCCGCACTTTTTTTCTTCCAGGTTTGGATCAACCTGGATATCTTCCCGGTTGTTTGGCCTGATGAAGTTTTGTTTTTTTCACCTTCCCTCTCATTTGCAACCGAAGGACATCTACAGACCAATGTTTTAAATGGACTAATCCCCGGTATGGAATCCAAAACTTTATGGATGCCTCCCTTATATTTTCTTTTCTCTGGCCTCACACTCACTGTTTTTCCTGACTCACTCACAACAGTTCGCATTGCAAATGCCTTCATCGTTTATCTTACTGGTTTAGGTTTTTATATTCTTTTGCGAAGACAATCCGTCTCGGAGTTTGCAAGCCAAATTGCTTTGGCCAGTTTGTTGTGGGAACCTTTACTTTTCCGTTTTGGAACAGCAGCAAGAATGGAAGGTCTTACTGCATTTTTCTTTATCCTGAGTCTACTTTTTGCAACTAACAAAAGATTTACGAATTTATGGTCTCCCTTGTTCGCTGGAATTGCACTTTCCTTATCTTCATTATCACATCCAATCGGTGCATCCTTTGGATTAGTAACTTTATTTTTGGTATGGAGGAACTTTGGAATCAGATCTTTTCCTTGGTTCATTCTCGGAGGAATCCTCCCTATCCTATGTTGGTTGTATTACATTCATCCCAATTGGGATTGGTTTGAAATCCAATTTGGAGCTCAACTCACACGCAAAAGAAATTTACTGCAAACATTCACCCTGATTGACAAACTAAAAGTTTTTTCTTTTGGATTTGGATTTTCCAAAGTCCGTTTGTTTGTAATCGCAATTCAACTTACATCTTTAGTCTTTGTAGCCTATCGATCACTCAAAGAATTCAAAACACTGAATCAAAAGTGGATTGTATTTTGGATTTGGATTTTTTCAGTTCTTTTGTCTTTATATACTTCATCAGAAGGATGGTATGTTTTTCATATTTTGTTCCCACTCGCATTTGGGATGGCTTTGTTATGCGACACAAAAGGATTTTATTCAAAGATTGCTTTTTTCGGAATCATATTATCTCTTTCCAGCTTACTTTATACAAATCACATCCATTGGTTTCGAACTGAATCCAAACAAATTCTTGAATCCCACTTCCAACATTTGGAAATGAGTTTAAAAAATTCTAAATTTGTTTATTTGCAAGCACTTCCCGATCCGTATTTTGACTTACGAAAAAAAAGACCCGATTTGAATATTTTGGAATTTATTCCAGGAGAACTAGACATTCCTTCCGAGGCGTACATCAAAACCATCCAATCCAGAGATAGTTTTGTATTTTATGATGACCAACTCATCAACCATGTGATCAAAGATATTTTAAAAAAATCCGCATGGAATCGAGAGGAATGGGAAATTCCTGTTCCAAGTAATCATTGGTTACACTATAAAACCATTGTGTACACAAAAAAATGA
- a CDS encoding STAS domain-containing protein — MEIKTKKIGKHTLVHLNGRLDITHSDEVEAKLADDVQNGEGDIIINLELISYISSSGIRIFVGMVRELDKQGRKLKLCCITPPVKKVFDVVELLDLFEVFETEQEAVNSLSK; from the coding sequence TTGGAAATAAAGACCAAAAAAATCGGAAAGCACACACTCGTTCACCTTAACGGTCGTTTGGACATTACCCATTCGGATGAAGTGGAGGCCAAATTGGCCGACGACGTGCAAAACGGCGAGGGAGATATTATCATCAACCTAGAGCTTATCTCCTATATCTCTTCTTCTGGAATTCGTATCTTTGTTGGGATGGTTCGAGAATTGGACAAACAAGGAAGAAAGTTAAAACTCTGTTGCATCACACCTCCTGTCAAAAAGGTATTCGATGTAGTAGAGCTTCTGGACTTGTTCGAAGTTTTTGAAACGGAACAAGAAGCCGTTAATTCCCTTTCTAAATAA
- a CDS encoding biotin--[acetyl-CoA-carboxylase] ligase yields MEYRLLKSELGHRLPTVTSTNEWIRDEKIPFGSWVIAEEQTAGKGRGQNVWQSLGEDPLIFSGKIRISAAEISLPLLSIFISSAVLKTTYHFFPEREQDTTVKWPNDIYRGDKKVAGILVQSEFTNGIFEVVIGIGLNFFGRSIPETLKEKATFLCDEPLGEGILERFVNQLIVDINQAVISLLDQGQILKDLVWIEDHSLLKHKVIETEWQSRMVRGRVLGIDELGFLLIMTETGEKIELMDTSPNFRII; encoded by the coding sequence ATGGAATATAGATTGTTAAAATCAGAATTGGGTCATAGGCTTCCTACCGTCACTTCCACCAACGAGTGGATTCGTGATGAAAAAATTCCTTTTGGTTCATGGGTGATTGCTGAAGAACAAACTGCGGGGAAAGGCCGCGGACAGAATGTTTGGCAATCGTTAGGTGAAGATCCTTTGATATTTTCCGGGAAAATTAGAATTTCTGCTGCGGAAATTTCTCTTCCTTTGTTATCCATATTCATATCCTCTGCTGTTTTAAAAACTACCTATCATTTTTTTCCAGAACGAGAACAAGATACAACCGTCAAGTGGCCTAACGATATCTATCGCGGAGATAAAAAAGTAGCAGGAATTTTAGTTCAATCCGAATTCACAAATGGAATTTTTGAAGTGGTGATTGGAATTGGACTCAATTTTTTTGGAAGGAGTATTCCTGAAACTTTGAAAGAGAAGGCTACTTTTTTATGTGACGAACCATTGGGGGAAGGTATTTTAGAAAGATTTGTCAATCAGTTGATTGTAGACATCAATCAAGCAGTGATTTCCTTACTCGACCAAGGACAAATTTTAAAGGATTTGGTTTGGATCGAAGATCATTCCTTATTAAAACACAAAGTCATTGAAACCGAATGGCAATCCAGAATGGTTCGTGGCCGTGTTTTGGGAATTGATGAATTAGGATTCCTTCTCATTATGACGGAAACCGGCGAAAAGATTGAACTTATGGACACTTCACCAAATTTTCGGATTATATAA
- a CDS encoding 5-bromo-4-chloroindolyl phosphate hydrolysis family protein has protein sequence MSEVQLEQNQEERKWARRAHLSTILTYPMALLPFPFFISSLGAMVYPFVLWLSRNKSSYSAKQSLEAIYLQALLSLGFFGFGTKFSNDRVLLVFSYVLMAFIHVVFLGIAIYRTTIGKAHHYPFSFFPFLFSSNQTKENWNELKKKFEDKVEFSDYKSQMEKLDGFRITTEKESKLLKDLNLQGLCNEYLHSLSDLRVKLAEDPLSFRKAKQFLNYFPETVFKILNQYNQLSSEVNSPESEKRKTELSSLLSEVIKTTEQVRNKLKADETLNLDVEITAMKKNIEFGGY, from the coding sequence ATGTCAGAAGTACAATTGGAACAAAATCAAGAAGAAAGGAAATGGGCCAGACGTGCCCATCTTTCAACAATTTTAACTTATCCTATGGCTTTATTGCCTTTTCCTTTTTTTATCTCATCACTTGGTGCAATGGTTTATCCTTTTGTTCTTTGGCTTTCTAGAAATAAGTCTTCTTATTCCGCAAAGCAATCGTTAGAAGCAATTTATTTGCAAGCATTGTTGTCTCTTGGTTTTTTTGGATTTGGTACAAAGTTTAGCAATGATCGAGTGTTGCTTGTGTTTTCATACGTCTTGATGGCTTTCATTCATGTTGTTTTTTTAGGAATTGCCATTTATCGGACCACCATTGGGAAAGCGCACCATTATCCATTTAGTTTTTTTCCATTTCTTTTTTCATCCAACCAAACAAAAGAAAACTGGAATGAACTTAAGAAAAAATTTGAAGATAAAGTAGAGTTTAGCGATTACAAATCACAAATGGAAAAGTTGGATGGATTTCGAATCACAACGGAAAAGGAGTCCAAGTTACTTAAGGATCTTAATCTACAAGGACTATGTAATGAATATTTACATTCTCTTTCTGATTTGCGTGTAAAACTTGCGGAAGATCCACTTTCCTTTCGAAAAGCCAAACAATTTTTGAATTACTTTCCTGAAACCGTTTTCAAAATTTTAAACCAATACAATCAATTGAGTTCAGAAGTTAATTCACCAGAATCAGAAAAACGAAAAACTGAATTAAGTTCTCTACTAAGCGAAGTCATCAAAACGACGGAGCAAGTAAGAAATAAACTGAAGGCAGATGAGACCCTAAATTTAGATGTTGAGATCACCGCAATGAAGAAAAACATCGAATTTGGTGGGTATTGA
- a CDS encoding glycosyltransferase has product MNIHQFSAGFQLGDAISQEMLEIKRLLSKEGYNGKIFAENVFSHDRKYAEKLTKANIKPDDALVYHHSIHSEALEFILKFPNRKILIYHNVTPEDFFTGYDLKFSYLLRKGREDLEMIRDIFHHSFAVSNFNLLELQELGFKNARLLPLHLNFQKWKDVPRDLKLKTFAYPSFLFVGRIAPNKRQDDLIRFARTWKSKMGNQFSMRMLGFCNPNQQSYLDELNFMIHHLDLSEEVKIISYVDETMLKKIYSESNMFLSMSEHEGFCVPLMEAMYFHLPVVAFAAGAIPETLDHSGILFDSKDFDSLVPLVDSVFQNSEFRNSIIGAQNIRLDDYLQSTSILPILEVVRN; this is encoded by the coding sequence ATGAATATACATCAATTTTCCGCAGGATTCCAGTTAGGTGATGCAATTTCCCAGGAAATGTTGGAGATCAAACGATTACTATCCAAAGAAGGATATAATGGAAAAATATTTGCTGAAAACGTATTTTCACATGATCGAAAATATGCAGAAAAACTAACCAAAGCGAACATCAAACCAGATGATGCTCTGGTATACCACCATTCCATTCATAGTGAAGCTTTAGAATTTATCTTAAAATTCCCAAACCGAAAAATTCTGATTTATCACAATGTAACTCCTGAAGATTTTTTTACAGGTTATGATCTTAAATTTTCTTATTTGCTACGCAAAGGTAGAGAGGATTTAGAAATGATTCGTGATATCTTTCATCATTCATTTGCCGTATCAAACTTTAACTTGTTAGAACTCCAAGAACTTGGATTTAAAAATGCAAGATTACTTCCTCTGCACTTGAACTTTCAAAAATGGAAAGATGTTCCTAGAGATCTTAAATTAAAAACATTTGCCTACCCTTCCTTTTTATTCGTAGGCCGCATTGCTCCAAACAAAAGACAGGATGATTTGATTCGGTTTGCAAGAACTTGGAAATCAAAAATGGGAAATCAGTTTTCTATGCGAATGTTAGGTTTTTGTAATCCAAACCAACAATCTTATTTAGATGAATTGAATTTTATGATTCACCATTTGGATCTTTCTGAAGAAGTAAAAATTATCTCTTATGTAGATGAAACTATGTTAAAGAAAATCTACTCTGAAAGTAATATGTTTTTGTCTATGAGCGAACACGAAGGATTTTGTGTCCCACTAATGGAAGCAATGTATTTCCATTTACCAGTGGTTGCCTTTGCAGCAGGAGCAATTCCTGAAACATTAGATCATTCAGGAATTCTTTTTGATTCTAAAGATTTTGATTCACTAGTTCCTTTAGTTGATTCTGTGTTCCAAAATTCGGAATTCCGAAATTCAATCATTGGTGCTCAAAATATTAGATTGGATGATTATTTACAATCTACAAGTATTCTCCCCATTCTCGAAGTTGTGAGAAACTAA
- a CDS encoding inositol monophosphatase family protein, whose product MQSELLDRSYHFLNFLPEVADFLVQKHKESGLKVDEKGLYNLVTEADLKAESMILDEIQKNFPLDGILSEERGKIDGKSGYTWVVDPLDGTTNYTHGLPLYGISVGVVETESMTPVIGMVFFPELNTYYHAIKGQGAFREKTPIQVSKTGSLKDSLFVTGFPYDRNLSLDTLMQYYKSILQKSRGIRRTGAATLDLCWLAEGKFEGYYELGLKPWDMAAAGLIVLEANGKITSMDGNDFSILIPSLLASNGLVHEYLLAEFEGQINRVVY is encoded by the coding sequence ATGCAATCTGAATTACTTGATAGATCTTATCATTTTTTAAACTTCCTTCCAGAAGTTGCCGATTTTTTGGTCCAAAAACACAAAGAGTCTGGACTGAAGGTTGATGAAAAGGGTCTGTACAATCTCGTCACAGAAGCAGATTTAAAAGCCGAGTCTATGATTCTGGATGAAATTCAAAAAAACTTTCCTCTGGATGGAATTTTATCGGAAGAACGTGGAAAGATTGATGGTAAATCTGGTTATACATGGGTTGTGGATCCATTGGACGGAACCACAAATTACACTCATGGTTTGCCATTGTATGGAATATCTGTTGGAGTTGTGGAAACAGAATCAATGACTCCCGTCATTGGAATGGTTTTTTTTCCTGAACTAAATACCTATTACCATGCAATCAAAGGACAAGGAGCTTTCAGAGAAAAAACTCCAATCCAAGTATCCAAAACAGGTTCTTTGAAAGACTCTCTTTTTGTAACAGGATTTCCTTACGATAGGAACTTGTCTTTAGATACACTTATGCAATACTATAAATCCATTTTGCAAAAATCTCGTGGAATCCGTAGAACTGGTGCGGCCACTCTCGATTTATGCTGGTTAGCTGAAGGGAAATTTGAAGGTTATTATGAACTTGGATTAAAACCTTGGGATATGGCAGCTGCAGGATTAATTGTCTTAGAAGCAAATGGAAAAATTACTTCTATGGATGGAAATGATTTTTCAATTTTGATTCCAAGTTTACTTGCTTCGAACGGTCTTGTGCATGAATATTTGTTAGCTGAATTTGAAGGGCAGATCAACCGAGTAGTATACTAA
- a CDS encoding glycosyltransferase family 4 protein, with protein MAKILIITARFLEQASGGAEKLAYDYASILSEFNDVTVCTSSAKDYVSWKNEFPKGDQIENSIRVKRFPVTQTRNIKKMNHLLNQCLEKGDSVSEKEQWEFLKEQGPYCPDLVKYVAKEQKSYDLAILIGYLYYPVVASIPNLEIPFVIVPTFHDEPPFRLPIYRKTYSNHYFYSFNAPEELSVYESYSKQKLSSYFLIGTYLVDRFEKQKSKISNSTQLITIGRIEPAKGYPDLFHYFENWKLYSNRTDVSIKCLGSISSLEIPKDPLITFTGFVSEEEKISEIQKSFLLLNPSAFESFSISIMEAWIQEKPVLVNANSSVMRGHCLRSQGGLYYSDSLSFQRTLDFLLENRDLAYRLGRNGREYVLKNFTQDVIRIKLNQMVSILLG; from the coding sequence GTGGCAAAAATTTTAATCATCACTGCACGATTTTTGGAACAAGCTTCGGGGGGAGCCGAAAAATTAGCTTACGATTATGCATCCATTTTATCTGAATTTAATGATGTAACAGTTTGTACATCTTCTGCTAAAGATTATGTAAGTTGGAAAAACGAATTTCCCAAAGGGGATCAAATTGAAAATTCGATTCGTGTGAAACGTTTTCCTGTCACACAAACACGAAACATAAAAAAAATGAACCATCTATTAAACCAATGTTTAGAAAAAGGTGATTCTGTTTCAGAAAAAGAACAATGGGAATTTCTAAAAGAACAAGGACCTTATTGCCCAGACTTAGTCAAATATGTAGCCAAAGAACAAAAATCATATGACCTAGCCATTTTAATAGGATACCTTTATTATCCGGTTGTGGCAAGTATTCCTAATTTAGAAATACCTTTTGTCATTGTTCCTACCTTCCATGATGAACCTCCATTCCGCCTTCCTATCTATCGAAAAACATATTCAAATCATTATTTTTATAGTTTTAATGCACCAGAAGAATTGTCAGTTTACGAAAGTTATTCAAAACAAAAACTTAGTTCTTATTTTTTGATTGGAACGTATCTTGTTGATCGTTTTGAAAAACAAAAATCAAAAATTTCTAATTCTACTCAATTGATTACCATCGGTCGTATTGAACCGGCAAAAGGATATCCTGACCTTTTTCATTATTTTGAAAATTGGAAACTTTATTCCAACAGAACAGATGTAAGTATAAAATGTTTAGGTTCCATCTCCTCTTTGGAAATACCAAAAGACCCTTTGATCACATTTACAGGATTCGTAAGTGAAGAGGAAAAAATTTCTGAAATTCAAAAATCCTTTCTTTTATTAAATCCATCTGCTTTTGAGAGTTTTTCGATATCCATAATGGAGGCTTGGATTCAGGAAAAACCTGTTTTGGTCAACGCCAACTCATCTGTAATGCGAGGACATTGTTTAAGAAGTCAAGGTGGGTTGTATTATTCGGATTCTCTTTCATTCCAACGAACCTTGGATTTTCTTTTGGAAAACCGTGACTTGGCCTACAGATTGGGCAGGAATGGAAGAGAATATGTTTTGAAAAATTTTACCCAAGATGTGATTCGTATCAAACTAAACCAGATGGTTAGTATACTACTCGGTTGA